Part of the Janibacter alkaliphilus genome is shown below.
CGGCGGCCGGGTCCTCGACGTGCTCGAGGACGTGGATGCCGACGACGAGGTCGTGCTGCCCGGCCTCGGTCAGCGTCTCCACGGTGCCGCGGTGCAGGTCGCCCGCTGCCCGCACCCGCGGGTCGACGTCGAGCAGCAGCTGGTCCGGGTCGACCCCGGCGACCCGGGCGCCGTCGTCGAGGAAGCGGCGCAGCATCTCTCCGGTGCCGTAGCCGATCTCGAAGACCGAGCCGGGCCGGCCTCCGCGGACCAGCGAGCGGTAGGTCAGGTCCAGGCGCACCCGGTCCAGCCGCGGCTCGCCGCCGTAGGCGAGGTCGCGGTGGTGCGCCGGCGCCCGGTCGAGGTCGCGGAGCAGGTGCCCGCAGGTGGCGCAGCGCTCCAGCACCCCGCCGTGGCGAAGGGCGATGCCCCGCACCTCTCCCCCGCACACCTCGCAGCTGCGAGGAACCTCACCTACCCCTGGGTAACTCACGGGGTTACCCTAGCCGTCGACCCGGCCACCACGAGGTGGCCAGTGAAGGAGCAGGGGATGAGCGACGACGCCGGGGGCGGACGTGCCCCGCTGCGCGTGCTCTACCTCTCCTGGCGGGACCGGGAGAACCCGGAGGCCGGTGGCGCCGAGACCTTCACCGAGCGCACCAGCGAGGTGCTCACCGGGCTGGGCCACCAGGTCACGCTCTTCACCGCCCGCTTCCCGGGAGGCGCTGCACGCACCCGGCACGGTGACGTGGACGTGGTGCGTCGCGGCGGCAAGTTCACCGTCTACCTGCACGGGCTGGCCCACCTGCTGCGGCACCGTCGGGACTACGACGTCGTGCTCGACGTGCAGAACGGCGTCCCCTTCTGGAGCCCGCTGGTGGCCGGTCGGCTCCCGGTGATCAACATCGTCCACCACGTGCACCGG
Proteins encoded:
- a CDS encoding class I SAM-dependent methyltransferase, giving the protein MSYPGVGEVPRSCEVCGGEVRGIALRHGGVLERCATCGHLLRDLDRAPAHHRDLAYGGEPRLDRVRLDLTYRSLVRGGRPGSVFEIGYGTGEMLRRFLDDGARVAGVDPDQLLLDVDPRVRAAGDLHRGTVETLTEAGQHDLVVGIHVLEHVEDPAAALAGARRLARPGGRVVMLTPAGDSTGVERYGSAWWMLEDPTHRRFFTADSLARAATAAGLVDVQVTRLPLDSLSVDAASLVRALRPAERRAGVLASRTTMAAAVASLPLVLAQRLVAPRSRPTLQLEARRP